A DNA window from Purpureocillium takamizusanense chromosome 9, complete sequence contains the following coding sequences:
- a CDS encoding uncharacterized protein (EggNog:ENOG503A1C2~TransMembrane:2 (o17-37i324-344o)~COG:Q), translated as MYKWIGVSEDGFNKMFNVDESCKHNVGMPHALAPAVMINEYHRRQTKPGHLFDDLLHKRTIPGLDQTFQEIVDGCSSSIVGQSADEATSVSLLGLCTDLFLRGTTTSFLGQKIWEVNPSLLDSFALWERTNWKYMFQMPEFISGDMVSARDAIIGTFAEYLAIPASERSDSIDFQKSVEAMMRDVGVDEKDMAKVFMLHFWAVLGNIYKVAFWAIAHLAYDPNLLDALRAEVAPAVKDGQLDEAFLAANCPLLESLLSEVLRLTVATALVRDVVAPTHIRGKTLQPGSKILVPYRQLHQNRSVWGEDPLTLEPARFVAEPKLTSSKSYRPFGGGHTLCPGRFLAKRAMGYAIAALITKFELRLDVERTRKAVGGSGKSVRFPRMDSTKPSPGASLPHRGEDVFLLLKERKGAI; from the exons ATGTATAAGTGGATCGGGGTCTCAGAGGATGGCTTCAACAAAATGTTCAACGTTGACGAGTCCTGCAAGCACAACGTTGGCATGCCTCACGCGCTGGCGCCCGCCGTGATGATCAACGAGTATCACCGTCGGCAGACCAAGCCAGGGCATCTGTTCGACGATCTCTTGCACAAGAGGACCATTCCCGGACTTGACCAGACGTTCCAGGAAATTGTGGACGGatgcagctcgtccatcGTCGGACAAtccgccgacgaggcaacAAGCGTCTCGCTCCTCGGACTCTGCACCGACCTGTTCCTCCGCGGCACTACGACGTCGTTCCTCGGCCAGAAGATATGGGAGGTCAACCCGTCGCTCTTGGACTCGTTTGCGCTCTGGGAGCGGACGAATTGGAAGTACATGTTCCAGATGCCCGAGTTCATCAGCGGGGACATGGTGAGCGCCCGGgacgccatcatcggcacGTTTGCCGAGTACCTCGCCATCCCGGCCTCAGAGCGAAGCGACAGCATCGACTTCCAGAAATccgtcgaggccatgatGCGAGATGTGGGCGTCGATGAGAAAGACATGGCCAAGGTCTTTATGCTGCATTTCTGGGC CGTGTTGGGAAACATATACAAAGTCGCCTTCTGGGCCATCGCGCACCTCGCATACGATCCGAATCTTCTCGACGCCTTACGGGCTGAAGTCGCCCCCGCAGTCAAGGACGGCCAGCTGGATGAGGCCTTTCTCGCAGCAAACTGCCCCCTGCTAGAGTCACTTCTCAGTGAAGTGCTCCGTCTCACGGTCGCGACGGCTCTCGTTCGAGACGTGGTCGCGCCCACGCACATCCGAGGCAAGACGCTCCAACCCGGGAGCAAGATACTT GTGCCCTACCGCCAACTCCATCAAAACCGCTCCGTCTGGGGCGAAGACCCCCTCACGCTTGAGCCCGCGCGCTTCGTCGCAGAGCCGAAGCTCACGTCCTCGAAGTCGTACCGCCCCTTCGGAGGTGGCCATACCCTGTGTCCTGGCCGCTTCCTGGCCAAGCGCGCCATGGGATACGCCATCGCTGCGCTCATCACAAAGTTTGAGTTGAGGCTCGACGTTGAGAGGACTCGCAAGGCGGTTGGAGGTAGCGGCAAGTCCGTCAGGTTCCCCAGGATGgactcgacgaagccgagccCCGGAGCAAGCTTGCCCCATAGGGGCGAGGACGTGTTCTTGTTACTGAAGGAGAGAAAGGGCGCGATTTAG
- a CDS encoding uncharacterized protein (EggNog:ENOG503A1C2~COG:Q), producing the protein MLSDPIYAVVDLFTRETAIVIVPLLGLAVALLCWRLWRFTIMPLMNPTAPKELPYWIPFFGHVRSFFKDYNEAIDEGRKYFNDSNLPFSVSIAGARIYICYAPEDVAGLYRNTTTISYENVIKDMYKWIGVSEDGFNKMFNVDESCKHNVGMPHALAPAVMINEYHRRQTKPGHLFDDLLHKRTIPGLDQTFQEIVDGCSSSIVGQSADEATSVSLLGLCTDLFLRGTTTSFLGQKIWEVNPSLLDSFALWERTNWKYMFQMPEFISGDMVSARDAIIGTFAEYLAIPASERSDSIDFQKSVEAMMRDVGVDEKDMAKVFMLHFWAVLGNIYKVAFWAIAHLAYDPNLLDALRAEVAPAVKDGQLDEAFLAANCPLLESLLSEVLRLTVATALVRDVVAPTHIRGKTLQPGSKILV; encoded by the exons atGTTGTCAGATCCAATCTATGCGGTCGTAGACCTCTTCACACGCGAGACAGCAATTGTCATAGTACCGCTCTTGGGGCTTGCTGTCGCGTTGCTGTGCTGGAGACTATGGCGCTTCACCATCATGCCGCTCATGAACCCCACGGCGCCAAAGGAGCTGCCGTACTGGATTCCAT TTTTCG GCCATGTTCGTTCGTTCTTCAAGGATTACAATGAAGCCATCGACGAGGGAAG GAAATACTTCAACGACTCCAACTTGCCGTTTAGCGTCTCCATCGCGGGGGCGCGCATCTACATCTGCTACGCCCCTGAAGACGTCGCGGGGCTGTATCGCAACACCACGACAATCTCGTACGAAAACGTCATCAAGGACATGTATAAGTGGATCGGGGTCTCAGAGGATGGCTTCAACAAAATGTTCAACGTTGACGAGTCCTGCAAGCACAACGTTGGCATGCCTCACGCGCTGGCGCCCGCCGTGATGATCAACGAGTATCACCGTCGGCAGACCAAGCCAGGGCATCTGTTCGACGATCTCTTGCACAAGAGGACCATTCCCGGACTTGACCAGACGTTCCAGGAAATTGTGGACGGatgcagctcgtccatcGTCGGACAAtccgccgacgaggcaacAAGCGTCTCGCTCCTCGGACTCTGCACCGACCTGTTCCTCCGCGGCACTACGACGTCGTTCCTCGGCCAGAAGATATGGGAGGTCAACCCGTCGCTCTTGGACTCGTTTGCGCTCTGGGAGCGGACGAATTGGAAGTACATGTTCCAGATGCCCGAGTTCATCAGCGGGGACATGGTGAGCGCCCGGgacgccatcatcggcacGTTTGCCGAGTACCTCGCCATCCCGGCCTCAGAGCGAAGCGACAGCATCGACTTCCAGAAATccgtcgaggccatgatGCGAGATGTGGGCGTCGATGAGAAAGACATGGCCAAGGTCTTTATGCTGCATTTCTGGGC CGTGTTGGGAAACATATACAAAGTCGCCTTCTGGGCCATCGCGCACCTCGCATACGATCCGAATCTTCTCGACGCCTTACGGGCTGAAGTCGCCCCCGCAGTCAAGGACGGCCAGCTGGATGAGGCCTTTCTCGCAGCAAACTGCCCCCTGCTAGAGTCACTTCTCAGTGAAGTGCTCCGTCTCACGGTCGCGACGGCTCTCGTTCGAGACGTGGTCGCGCCCACGCACATCCGAGGCAAGACGCTCCAACCCGGGAGCAAGATACTTGTATGA
- a CDS encoding uncharacterized protein (TransMembrane:7 (o33-55i67-90o110-137i149-173o193-217i229-251o263-286i)~EggNog:ENOG503P6EH): MSMTPEQMAKTPASKPPPGVVPNFVDPPSGAPVLIAVGTVLLVIMLAFSSLRFYVKAIVRRSVTADDWTTLAAVVGTLWYYGICIHAVTAAKFGTHMWDMSIAHTLSNDFLIASFFCNWPTGLVWALAKTSFFLMYLQIFGPLPWLRICVYFGLFLNWGFYTAVIIASIYYQAPNPGQTWQEGFLNDRYTESFNMTIPIASGSLFLDTYIFVLPLIAVSKLRLSTKKKIGVMAVFATGLIACVASSLSIFFKNKLNARLDDYTFWIYPVLLMALVEMCVGITCACMPSTAGFFKNRASGGLNTWGSNPFSRLRSLLRYGRQSNAAESLDKSWGKNATHVSSATSDHPYDDIEMGAASTEELRPGAGRRQIHVRREVHVG, encoded by the exons ATGTCCATGACACCAGAGCAAATGGCGAAGACGCCCGCGTCtaagccgccgcccggcgtCGTTCCCAACTTCGTGGACCCTCCGTCCGGGGCTCCTGTTCTCATCGCGGTCGGCACCGTCCTCCTGGTCATCATGCTGGCGTTTTCCAGCCTCAGATTCTACGTCAAAGCCATCGTGCGGCGCAGCGTGACTGCTGACGACT GGACCACCCTTGCAGCCGTT GTCGGAACTTTGTGGTATTACGGTATATGCATTCACG CTGTCACGGCCGCAAAGTTCGGCACGCACATGTGGGACATGTCGATCGCTCATACCCTCAGCAACGACTTCCTAATC GCCAGCTTCTTTTGCAACTGGCCCACGGGCCTCGTGTGGGCGCTCGCCAAGACGTCCTTCTTCCTCATGTACCTGCAGATCTTTGGGCCTCTCCCCTGGCTTCGAATCTGCGTCTATTTCGGCCTTTTCCTCAACTGGGGCTTCTACacggccgtcatcatcgcaAGCATCTACTACCAAGCCCCAAACCCGGGGCAGACATGGCAGGAGGGCTTCCTGAATGACCGCTACACTGAGAGCTTCAACATGACTATACCCATCGCCTCTGGAAGCCTGTTCTTGGATACCTACATCTTCGTGCTTCCGCTCATTGCAGTCTCCAAGCTCCGTCTAAGCACCAAGAAGAAGATTGGTGTCATGGCTGTCTTTGCGACAGGACTGAT CGCTTGTGTCGCCTCTTCCCTCAGCATCTTCTTCAAAAACAAGCTCAACGCTCGCCTCGACGACTACACGTTCTGGATCTaccccgtcctcctcatgGCCCTCGTGGAGATGTGCGTGGGAATCACCTGCGCCTGCAtgccgtccacggccggcTTCTTCAAGAACAGGGCGAGCGGCGGTTTGAACACGTGGGGCAGCAACCCGTTCAGCAGGCTGCGAAGTCTGCTCCGATACGGCAGGCAGAGCAACGCGGCTGAATCCCTGGACAAATCCTGGGGGAAGAACGCCACGCACGTCAGCTCCGCGACGAGTGATCATCCTTACGATGACATTGAAATGGGAGCTGCGAGCACCGAGGAGCTCAGGCCGGGCGCTGGCCGGAGGCAGATACATGTGCGTCGGGAGGTTCATGTAGGGTAA
- a CDS encoding uncharacterized protein (EggNog:ENOG503NX8B~COG:Q), producing MSKQTVLITGCSDGGIGAALAVVFQQRGWHVFATTRDPAKMSSFRDLADVTLLALDVVKTEDIKAAVQAVSEHTGGTLDCLVSNAGRNHFMPILDEDLDAVRNILEINLVGPMALTHAFAPLLIKAKGMAVYVTSISGYLNIPFMGTYSASKRGLEIVADTLRLELAPFGVDVLEVVTGGVKSMGQTYFGDVKLPPQSLYKSIEETFVGRAQGKDGMPRMDTMEYATSVVDEIVKRSTGRFWCGVHVDQVRMSTTAAAVPQSAMDAGAVMGTGLDALPPKE from the exons ATGTCCAAGCAAACCGTCCTCATCACGGGCTGCAGCgatggcggcatcggcgccgccctggccgtcgtcttccagCAGCGCGGATGGCACGTCTTCGCCACCACGCGCGACCCCGCCAAGATGAGCAGCTtccgcgacctcgccgacgtgACGCTCCTGGCGCTCGACGTGGTCAAGACGGAGGACATCAAGGcggccgtccaggccgttTCCGAGCACACGGGCGGCACCCTGGACTGCCTCGTCAGCAACGCCGGGCGCAACCACTTCATGcccatcctcgacgaggacctggacGCGGTCAGGAACATCCTAGAGATCAACCTCGTGGGCCCCATGGCTCTGACCCATGCGTTCGCCCCGCTGCtcatcaaggccaagggcatggCTGTCTACGTCACCTCCATCTCTGGCTATCTCAATATCCCGTTCATGG GAACGTACTCTGCATCCAAGCGTGGTCTGGAGATTGTCGCGGACacgctgcgcctcgagctggctccctttggcgtcgacgtgctggAGGTTGTCACGGGCGGTGTCAAGTCCATGGGCCAGACGTACTTTGGCGACGTCAAGCTCCCGCCGCAGTCGCTGTACAAGAGCATCGAGGAAACGTTTGTCGGTCGGGCCCAGGGCAAGGATGGCATGCCCCGGATGGATACCATGGAATATGCCACGTCTGTTGTGGATGAGATCGTCAAGCGCAGCACGGGCAGATTCTGGTGTGGCGTGCATGTCGACCAGGTCCGCATGAGCaccacggcagcggcagtgccGCAGTCAGCCATGGACGCGGGGGCAGTCATGGGGACTGGATTGGACGCTTTGCCGCCGAAGGAGTAG
- a CDS encoding uncharacterized protein (EggNog:ENOG50KOG0156~COG:Q), producing the protein MSLTDIKSVFLDEKVQLAIFLLVVVVHLYNEIGPCQHLLHPLYRNLASFLSYVTQVVRDYRSAKYYKPWKPATPIIIVSSKQEIAELSEAPNLSQRAVYADMFGFKHTMNKLEHNTSDHRVVRTRLYGRLLQVNGPLHLSALYPRLVARLDSSLDRELADAHLLQDGVSLPVAQTMRRLVSKLMSLMFFGESLSSNEAFANALLRYPQDMVKCMGAFQITPAFMSPIVHALLTNRGEAMKLIQSRLLERMGSCRSAWDEPDQTKHLTIMHNMAELTEASDYWNPELLSQSLLGIWFAAAHQPWMNLHFIMIELCSRPEWQEALRQEMQQHAPLDYKTLEALPLLDSFIKETVRLQPLDTLAIRRKALAPHTFAHGSVSVPSGATVCVSAYDLMHDTTTYAEPHSFDPTRFLPKDGKGQRKFTEVSETFPVWGYGSLACPGRLHASLAMKMVMSKLLLTYDMRLEDPKARTRWSWETFTMPYETTRIVLKERC; encoded by the exons ATGTCTCTTACGGACATCAAGTCTGTCTTCCTCGATGAAAAGGTGCAACTGGCGATATTTCTGCTCGTCGTTGTAGTACATCTCTACAATGAAATCGGGCCGTGCCAA CACCTTTTGCACCCATTGTATAGAAACTTGGCTTCTTTCCTGTCTTACGTTACACAGGTGGTTCGCGACTAT CGGTCCGCGAAATACTACAAGCCATGGAAGCCAGCAACACCAATTATTATCGTGTCTTCCAAACAAGAGATTGCGGAGCTCAGCGAAGCCCCAAATCTCTCTCAACGAGCTGTGTACGCCGAT ATGTTTGGCTTTAAGCACACCATGAACAAGCTTGAGCACAATACGAGCGACCACAGGGTGGTTCGTACACGCTTGTACGGCCGCCTGCTTCAGGTAAACGGGCCTTTGCATCTGAGTGCACTCTATCCGCGTCTCGTGGCCCGATTAGACAGCAGCCTGGAccgcgagctcgccgacgctcACCTTTTACAAG ACGGCGTTTCTTTGCCCGTCGCGCAGACAATGCGTCGGCTTGTGTCTAAACTCATGAGTCTAATGTTCTTTGGAGAGAGCTTGT CTTCCAACGAGGCATTTGCCAATGCACTGCTACGCTATCCCCAAGACATGGTCAAATGCATGGGTGCGTTCCAGATAACGCCGGCGTTTATGTCACC TATCGTACATGCCCTCCTCACGAaccgcggcgaggccatgaAACTTATACAAAGCCGGCTGTTAGAACGCATGGGTTCGTGCCGCTCAGCTTGGGACGAGCCTGACCAGACTAAGCAT CTCACCATCATGCATAATATGGCCGAGCTGACAGAGGCGAGCGACTACTGGAACCCGGAGCTACTGTCGCAGTCCCTTCTCGGGATCTGGTTCGCTGCTGCGCACCAACCGTGGATGAACCTGCATTTCATCATGATAGAGTTGTGTAGCCGACCCGAGTGGCAAGAAGCGCTCCGTCAGGAAATGCAGCAACATGCTCCGCTAGACTACAAGACATTGGAAGCGCTGCCTCTTCTGGATAGCTTTATCAAGGAGACAGTGAGGTTGCAGCCCCTGGACACAC TTGCAATCCGCAGAAAGGCACTGGCACCCCACACTTTTGCGCATGGCTCCGTCTCCGTACCATCGGGTGCAACGGTCTGCGTGTCGGCATACGACCTCATGCATGATACGACGACGTATGCCGAGCCGCATTCCTTCGACCCCACGAGATTCTTACCCAAGGATGGAAAAGGCCAGCGGAAATTCACAGAAGTGTCAGAGACGTTTCCGGTCTGGGGCTACGGGTCTCTCGCGTGTCCCGGTCGGTTGCACGCGTCGCTGGCGATGAAGATGGTGATGTCGAAACTGCTTCTCACGTACGATATGAGACTGGAAGACCCCAAGGCGCGCACGAGATGGTCCTGGGAGACGTTTACGATGCCGTATGAGACGACGAGAATTGTCTTGAAGGAGCGCTGTTAA
- a CDS encoding uncharacterized protein (EggNog:ENOG503NWXH~CAZy:AA7~SECRETED:SignalP(1-23~SECRETED:cutsite=VLA-TC~SECRETED:prob=0.8577)~COG:C), giving the protein MSMASHALLLVAIILLSSPVVLATCACHDIAKLLPGRVFLPDSSEYKTSISSYFFLNSRQSPKCIVAPTIADEVAKIVKKLSVREKKQVAIRSGGHTPNPGFANTDSGITLDLRGLNKITLQGPSADVVSVGTGTLWRDIYATLDPVNRTVVGARVASVGVGGFLTGGGLSFFSPKYGFGCDNVVNMEVVLANGTIVSANATSHPDLFRALKGGQGNFGIVTRFDLITHSQSEYWGGAIQYAASADAAQLSAFESFKAASYDGSAEIEQTFVYFGALKTFSSTNNMFYMKPVANASALKMFADIQPQTTNTMRISNTSAFAEEIEMFQPKDQFATYATLSFRMGPGILPKIYKQWKDATTSLSAKVPNVTSVLTFQDIPPPPAANAPGNSFPFAPDSTPHKDDVLVLFSFYWPHKQEYELVESTIKGLTGSAQKLVGDRVKFKYLNYAAAWQDPIGSYGDEMNKMLVRVAKSYDPSGFFQKVVTGGFKLSM; this is encoded by the exons ATGTCAATGGCCTCACACGCTCTTTTACTTGTCGCAATTATATTGCTATCATCGCCCGTCGTGCTTGCGACGTGCGCCTGCCATGACATTGCCAAGCTGCTTCCTGGGCGAGTCTTTTTGCCCGACTCCTCAGAGTACAAGACATCTATCTCGTCTTACTTCTTCCTCAACTCGCGTCAAAGCCCAAAGTGCATCGTTGCGCCGACGAttgccgacgaggtcgccaAGATTGTCAAGAAGCTGAGCGTGCGCGAGAAGAAACAGGTCGCCATCAGAAGCGGTGGGCATACTCCGAATCCGGGGTTCGCGAATACGGATTCTGGAATCACGCTGGATCTGCGAGGTCTCAATAAGATCACGCTACAGGGACCGAGTGCTGATGTGGTCTCCGTCGGTACGGGCACACTATGGCGAGACATATATGCCACGCTCGACCCGGTGAATCGCactgtcgtcggcgctcgaGTGGCTTCTGTAGGTGTAGGAGGATTCTTGACGGGAG GTGGCCTatccttcttctcccccaAGTACGGCTTCGGGTGCGACAACGTCGTAAATATGGAGGTCGTCCTGGCAAACGGCACCATAGTCAGCGCCAATGCGACGTCGCATCCCGACTTGTTCCGCGCCCTgaaaggcggccaaggcaaCTTTGGCATCGTCACTCGCTTCGATCTCATCACCCACTCGCAGTCCGAGTACTGGGGTGGTGCGATCCAGTACGCGGCTTCTGCCGATGCGGCGCAACTGTCCGCGTTTGAGTCCTTCAAGGCAGCTTCATACGATGGCTCTGCCGAAATTGAGCAGACATTCGTTTACTTTGGTGCACTCAAGACCTTCTCCAGCACCAACAACATGTTCTACATGAAGCCGGTCGCCAATGCCAGCGCGCTCAAAATGTTCGCGGACATTCAGCCGCAGACTACAAATACGATGCGCATCTCCAACACGTCTGCTTTTGCGGAAGAGATTGAAATGTTTCAGCCAAAGGACCAGTT CGCTACCTATGCCACATTGAGCTTCCGCATGGGCCCTGGGATTCTGCCCAAAATCTACAAGCAGTGGAAAGACGCAACAACCTCATTGAGCGCCAAAGTTCCGAATGTAACCAGCGTCCTAACGTTTCAAGACATTCCCCCGCCTCCGGCTGCAAACGCCCCAGGAAATTCGTTCCCATTCGCGCCAGACTCGACGCCCCATAAGGACGACGTCTTGGTTCTGTTCTCATTCTACTGGCCCCACAAGCAAGAGTATGAGTTGGTCGAGTCCACGATCAAGGGGTTGACGGGGTCGGCTCAGAAGCTGGTGGGAGACAGAGTAAAGTTCAAGTATCTCAACTACGCCGCTGCTTGGCAAGACCCGATTGGCAGCTACGGGGACGAGATGAACAAGATGCTGGTCCGGGTTGCAAAAAGTTACGATCCAAGTGGCTTTTTCCAAAAAGTCGTCACCGGTGGCTTCAAGTTGAGCATGTAG
- the ILV1 gene encoding Threonine ammonia-lyase (EggNog:ENOG503NUWH~BUSCO:EOG09261O4Y~COG:E): protein MPSLNGVPTADLATSGTDEGLNGYSRPETPTGGMALTEYSINPSPPSEEKRNRIKAIVPADFLLPNGYPDYLRMIASATSRIYEACRVTPLTHAANLSNRLECNVLLKREDTQPVFSFKLRGAYNKMAHLDPSQSWKGVVCCSAGNHAQGVAFSARKLKIPATIIMPEGTPSIKHTNVARLGGHVVLHGADFDAAKEECARREKQDGLINIPPFDDPYVIAGQGTIGNELFGQVNMSKVEAIFCCCGGGGLIAGIGLYVKRMAPHVKIIGVESHDANALAQSLKKGERVFLKEVGLFADGQAVKTVGEETFRIAQEVVDEVIEVTTDEICAAIKDMYDDTRSGLEPAGALSIAGMKKYVAQRPSHDPSRTLIAVTSGANMNFDRLRFVAERATLGEGKEALLAVTIPERPGAFAKLIDCIMPHAVTEFSYRYATGEVANIMIGLSLTAPASQRNEELKTLIERIRGDEMYVTDLSGDELAKSHVRYLVGGRSGVANERLYMFSFPERPGALERFLTTLRPKFNISLFHYRNYGGDVAKVLAGISCPEDEAKDLDRFLREVGYPFEECTDSDVFKTFLRV from the exons ATGCCGTCGCTCAACGGGGTCCCGACGGCGGATTTGGCGACCagcggcaccgacgagggcctcaaTGGCTACTCACGCCCCGAGACGCCCAccggcggcatggccctGACCGAGTACAGCATCaatccgtcgccgccatcggaggagaagcgcaaccgcatcaaggccatcgtcCCCGCCGACTTTTTGCTCCCCAACGGCTATCCTGAC TACCTGCGCATGATTGCGAGTGCCACCTCGCGCATCTACGAGGCCTGCCGTGTCACCCCCTTAAcccacgccgccaacctCAGCAACCGTCTCGAGTGCAATGTCCTCCTCAAGCGCGAGGACACGCAGCCCGTCTTCAGCTTcaagctgcgcggcgcctACAACAAGATGGCCCACCTCGACCCCTCGCAGAGCTGGAAGGGCGTCGTCTGCTGCTCTGCCGGTAACCACGCCCAGGGCGTCGCCTTTTCCGCTCGCAAGCTCAAGATccccgccaccatcatcatgccCGAGGGCACCCCGAGTATCAAGCACACAaacgtcgcccgccttggcggccatgtcgtcctgcacggcgccgactttgacgccgccaaggaggagtgcgcccgccgcgagaaACAGGACGGTCTCATAAACATCCCGCCCTTTGACGACCCCTACGTCATCGCCGGCCAGGGGACCATCGGCAATGAGCTCTTTGGCCAGGTAAACATGTCCAAGGTCGAGGCCAtcttctgctgctgtggcggtggtggcctcATCGCCGGTATCGGCCTCTATGTCAAGCGCATGGCGCCCCACGTCAAGATCATCGGCGTCGAGTCCCACGACGCGAATGCCCTGGCCCAGTCCCTAAAAAAGGGCGAGCGCGTGTTCTTAAAGGAAGTCGGCCTGTTCGCTGATGGCCAGGCCGTCAAGaccgtcggcgaggagacATTCCGCATCGCCCAAGAGGTTGTGGACGAGGTCATCGAGGTTACAACGGATGAGATttgcgccgccatcaaggacatgtACGACGACACCCGGTCGGGCCTGGAGCCTGCCGGCGCCCTGTCCATTGCCGGTATGAAGAAGTACGTCGCGCAGCGGCCGTCGCACGATCCGAGCCGCACGCTCATCGCCGTCACCTCGGGCGCCAACATGAACTTTGATCGGCTGAGGTTCGTTGCTGAGCGCGCGACGTtgggcgagggcaaggaggccCTGTTGGCGGTGACCATCCCGGAGCGCCCGGGCGCCTTTGCGAAGCTCATCGACTGCATAATGCCCCATGCGGTAACCGAGTTCTCATACCGATATGCGACGGGGGAAGTCGCCAACATCATGATTGGCCTGTCtctgacggcgccggcgtcccaGCGCaacgaggagctcaagacgCTCATCGAGCGCATCCGGGGCGACGAAATGTATGTGACGGACCtgtcgggcgacgagcttgccaAGAGTCATGTCCGCTACCTGGTGGGCGGCCGGTCCGGCGTGGCCAACGAGCGGCTGTACATGTTCAGTTTCCCGGAGCGGCCAGGCGCGCTCGAGAGGTTCCTGACGACTCTGCGGCCCAAGTTCAACATTAGTCTCTTCCACTACCGCAACTACGGCGGGGACGTGGCCAAGGTTCTCGCCGGCATCTCCTgccccgaggacgaggcgaagGACCTTGACCGGTTCCTGCGCGAGGTTGGCTACCCATTTGAGGAGTGCACAGACTCGGATGTTTTCAAGACATTTTTGCGCGTTTGA
- a CDS encoding uncharacterized protein (SECRETED:SignalP(1-18~SECRETED:cutsite=ALA-QW~SECRETED:prob=0.7268)) produces the protein MHFSKVPALIFAAATALAQWENFPVALLHAGQNCTTREWVPVENNTCTSVKGYTYG, from the exons ATGCATTTCTCCAAGGTTCCGGCTCTCATCTttgccgccgcgacggcccttGCCCAATGGGAGAATTTCCCCGTT GCCCTTCTCCATGCCGGCCAGAACTGCACGACGAGGGAATGGGTCCCCGTCGAGAACAACACCTGCACCAGTGTCAAGGGCTACACGTATGGCTAA